A region of Pseudomonas sp. Marseille-Q3773 DNA encodes the following proteins:
- the glgA gene encoding glycogen synthase GlgA, translating to MISAAVEPHVDTFTSDNRESVTPDFATTGKAPGAQRRQHNPNKRKVLFVTSEIADLVKTGGLGDVSAALPRALGHLHDVRVLIPGYPQVVESDNPIHIVGELSGHAALPPCKIGRMDLPDGLVIYVLICPELYQRAGTPYAADNGRDWPDNHIRFARLGLAAAEIAAGEGMIHWKPELVHAHDWPAGLAPAYMHWRGLNTPTLFTIHNLAYQGVYSRGCSPELAIPDHAMQQEGMEFYGKLSFLKAGLAYSSHITTVSATYAQEITTPEFGCGLDGFLASKAQQGLLGGIPNGIDESWDSATDKHLQHNFSINDWEGKARNTREVRQLFQLEPSEGPLFAVVSRLVYQKGLDLTLGVADYIVEQGGQIAIIGRGEPEEEQAMRELALRHPGRIGVRIGFNETDARRMFAGSDFLLMPSRYEPCGLSQMYAQRFGSLPVARNTGGLADTIENGVTGFLFDESTVESYREALARAFYVYQKKDLLNAMRCLSMTQPFNWCQAVEPYARLYEDLVRQAHLAYY from the coding sequence ATGATCAGTGCCGCTGTCGAGCCTCACGTAGACACCTTTACCTCGGACAATCGCGAATCGGTCACCCCGGATTTCGCCACGACAGGCAAGGCACCCGGCGCCCAGCGCCGCCAGCACAACCCCAACAAGCGCAAGGTCCTGTTCGTCACCTCGGAGATCGCCGACCTGGTGAAGACCGGCGGCTTGGGCGACGTTTCTGCCGCCCTGCCGCGGGCGCTGGGGCATCTGCATGACGTACGGGTGCTGATTCCGGGCTACCCGCAAGTGGTGGAGAGCGACAACCCCATCCACATCGTCGGCGAACTGAGCGGCCATGCTGCCCTGCCGCCGTGCAAGATCGGCCGCATGGACCTGCCCGACGGGCTGGTCATCTATGTGCTGATCTGCCCAGAGCTGTACCAGCGCGCTGGCACTCCCTATGCCGCCGACAACGGTCGCGACTGGCCCGACAACCACATCCGCTTCGCCCGCCTGGGCCTGGCTGCCGCCGAGATCGCCGCAGGCGAAGGCATGATCCACTGGAAACCCGAACTGGTGCACGCCCACGACTGGCCTGCCGGGCTGGCGCCTGCCTACATGCACTGGCGCGGCCTGAACACCCCGACCTTGTTCACCATCCACAACCTGGCCTACCAGGGTGTCTACAGCCGCGGTTGCAGCCCGGAACTGGCGATCCCCGACCATGCCATGCAGCAGGAAGGCATGGAGTTCTACGGCAAGCTGTCGTTCCTCAAGGCCGGCCTGGCCTACTCCAGCCACATTACCACGGTCAGCGCCACCTACGCCCAGGAAATCACCACCCCGGAATTCGGCTGCGGCCTGGATGGCTTCCTCGCCAGCAAGGCCCAGCAAGGCCTGCTGGGCGGCATCCCCAACGGCATCGACGAAAGCTGGGACTCGGCCACCGACAAGCACCTGCAGCACAACTTCAGCATCAATGACTGGGAAGGCAAGGCGCGCAATACCCGCGAGGTACGCCAGCTGTTTCAGCTGGAGCCGTCCGAAGGGCCGTTGTTCGCCGTGGTGTCGCGCCTGGTCTACCAGAAAGGCCTGGACCTGACCCTGGGCGTGGCCGACTACATCGTCGAACAAGGTGGCCAGATTGCGATCATCGGCCGTGGCGAGCCGGAAGAAGAACAGGCCATGCGCGAACTGGCGCTGCGCCACCCCGGGCGCATCGGTGTGCGCATCGGCTTCAACGAAACCGATGCCCGACGCATGTTCGCCGGCAGCGACTTCCTGCTGATGCCATCGCGCTACGAGCCCTGCGGCCTCAGCCAGATGTATGCGCAGCGCTTCGGCTCGCTGCCGGTGGCGCGCAACACCGGCGGGCTGGCCGACACCATCGAGAACGGTGTCACTGGCTTCCTGTTCGATGAATCCACCGTGGAAAGCTACCGCGAAGCGCTTGCCCGCGCCTTCTATGTGTACCAGAAGAAAGACCTGCTCAACGCCATGCGCTGCCTGTCGATGACCCAGCCGTTCAACTGGTGCCAGGCCGTGGAACCCTATGCCCGCCTGTATGAGGATCTGGTCCGCCAGGCCCACCTGGCCTACTACTGA
- the treZ gene encoding malto-oligosyltrehalose trehalohydrolase produces the protein MHRHGAHLLDATSARFALWAPDARSVSVELEQQPPIALLPEGGGWYTGVAPARAGDNYHYRIDGQLQVADPASRYQPDGVHGPSQVVDIAAYPWQHRWQGRPWHEAVIQELHVGALGGYAGVANLLPRVAATGITAIELMPIGQFPGARNWGYDGVLPFAAQHSYGTPLQLCQLIDQAHGHGLMVMLDVVYNHFGPDGNYLHQYASPFFREDRQTPWGAAIDFRRPQVREYFIQNALMWLCEYRFDGLRLDAVHAIDQPDFLVELAQRVRAAVEPGRHVWLVLENEHNQAFLLEQGFDAQWNDDGHNALHVLLTGETEGYYEDYKHRPIDKLARCLGEGFVFQGEANRHGQPRGEPSGHLAPSAFVLFLQNHDQIGNRALGERLSVLCPPAALQAATALLLLSPMIPLLFMGDDDGSRAPFLFFTDFHDELADAVREGRRGEFAHFPAFADPEQRARIPDPNALQTFERSRPDSHDVLAGWHGLYQQLLTLRRQQLLPRLPGTRALGAKVLGDKALSASWRLGDGSTLRIDLNLADQPQPVALPPAGLRLFDSSADAHPDDTLSPYSCVASLLPHSPETP, from the coding sequence ATGCACAGGCATGGCGCACACTTGCTGGACGCCACGTCGGCGCGCTTCGCCCTCTGGGCACCCGATGCGCGCAGCGTGAGCGTGGAACTGGAGCAACAGCCGCCGATAGCGCTGCTGCCTGAGGGCGGTGGCTGGTACACCGGGGTCGCCCCGGCCCGGGCAGGCGACAACTACCACTACCGGATCGACGGGCAGCTGCAAGTGGCCGACCCAGCGTCCCGTTACCAGCCCGACGGTGTCCATGGCCCCAGCCAGGTGGTGGATATCGCCGCCTACCCATGGCAGCACCGCTGGCAAGGCCGGCCCTGGCACGAAGCCGTGATCCAGGAACTGCACGTCGGTGCGCTGGGTGGCTACGCAGGCGTGGCCAACCTGCTGCCGCGCGTGGCCGCCACCGGCATCACCGCCATCGAACTGATGCCGATAGGCCAGTTCCCCGGCGCACGCAACTGGGGCTATGACGGTGTGTTGCCTTTCGCCGCCCAACATTCCTACGGCACCCCGCTGCAACTGTGCCAGCTGATCGACCAGGCACACGGCCATGGCCTGATGGTGATGCTCGACGTGGTGTACAACCACTTCGGCCCGGACGGCAATTACCTGCACCAGTACGCCAGCCCGTTCTTTCGCGAAGACCGCCAGACGCCCTGGGGCGCGGCCATCGACTTCCGGCGCCCGCAGGTACGCGAGTACTTCATCCAGAACGCCCTGATGTGGCTGTGCGAGTACCGCTTCGACGGCCTGCGCCTGGATGCGGTGCATGCCATCGACCAGCCGGATTTCCTCGTCGAGCTGGCGCAACGGGTGCGGGCTGCGGTGGAACCGGGCCGCCACGTGTGGCTGGTACTGGAAAACGAACACAACCAGGCCTTCCTGCTGGAGCAAGGTTTCGATGCGCAGTGGAACGACGACGGCCACAACGCATTGCACGTACTGCTGACCGGCGAAACCGAAGGCTACTACGAAGACTACAAGCACCGGCCGATCGACAAGCTGGCCCGCTGCCTGGGCGAAGGCTTCGTGTTCCAGGGCGAAGCCAATCGCCACGGCCAGCCCAGGGGCGAACCGAGTGGCCACCTCGCACCCAGCGCTTTCGTGTTGTTCTTGCAGAACCATGACCAGATCGGCAACCGGGCGCTGGGCGAGCGCCTCAGCGTGCTGTGCCCGCCTGCGGCGTTGCAGGCAGCCACCGCCTTGCTGTTGCTGAGCCCGATGATCCCGCTGCTGTTCATGGGCGACGATGACGGCAGCCGCGCGCCGTTCCTGTTCTTCACCGATTTCCACGACGAACTGGCCGACGCCGTACGTGAAGGCCGGCGCGGTGAATTTGCCCATTTCCCGGCCTTTGCCGACCCGGAACAGCGCGCCCGCATCCCCGACCCGAACGCCTTGCAGACCTTCGAGCGCTCGCGGCCAGACAGTCACGACGTGCTCGCCGGCTGGCATGGGCTCTATCAGCAGTTGCTGACGCTACGCCGCCAGCAATTGCTGCCGCGCCTGCCCGGCACGCGCGCGCTGGGCGCCAAGGTGCTTGGCGACAAGGCGCTGAGCGCCAGCTGGCGCCTGGGCGACGGCAGTACCTTGCGCATCGACCTGAACCTGGCGGACCAGCCGCAGCCCGTCGCGCTGCCCCCGGCCGGGCTACGGCTGTTCGATAGCAGCGCCGATGCCCACCCGGACGACACCCTTTCCCCCTACAGTTGTGTGGCCAGCCTGCTGCCGCACAGCCCGGAGACGCCATGA
- the malQ gene encoding 4-alpha-glucanotransferase — MSEPLLHQLARQAGLARDWVDANNRPQQVSDDVLRRVLEALGHGCADDAQVRDSLASLAHSDDAEHVPPLLTADAGQALALDRYFAGGSPVRCTLEDGAQLQLQLDAQGRLPGQLPPGYHQLQIEGHAFTLAVAPAGCVALHERVSQPPARCWGISVQLYSLRRPGDGGYGDCMALEQLARSAAERGADALAISPIHALSAFDQHHYSPYSPSSRLLLNSLYASPAAILGERAVRQAVEACGLEQALEALEQEPLVDWPRAAEARRRLLQALYKDFSQGDHPQRSDFDSFREAAGEALEHHCRFEVLQAEAVDQGLGADWRNWPEAWRDPYHAEVQSFAASYPARIEFQAFCQWLTERSLQRAQEAARGNGMAVGLIADLAVGADGAGSQAWSRQDELLANLTVGAPPDILNRSGQDWGICGFSPEGLKRNGYRAFIEMLRANLAHAGGLRIDHVMGLRRLWVIPRGSKPSEGAYLEYPLDDLLRLLALESMRHGAVILGEDLGTVPAGLREALARRNVLGMRVLPFEQASPGNFTPILDWPDNALATTGTHDLAPLAGWLENRDIDWSHRLQLIDAATELHWRHDRQKEHAGLRRTLESNYGLLEDNDAVIDAAIRYVGHTRAPLVLVPLEDLLGCDEQPNLPGTTEGHPNWRRRFARPVRELLDDDDAARRVELLAQAREQAWERDR; from the coding sequence ATGAGCGAACCTTTGCTACACCAGCTGGCACGGCAGGCCGGGCTCGCCCGCGACTGGGTCGATGCCAACAACCGCCCCCAGCAAGTCAGTGACGATGTACTGCGCCGGGTGCTGGAAGCCCTTGGCCATGGTTGCGCAGACGATGCCCAGGTACGTGACAGCCTGGCCAGCCTCGCGCACAGCGATGATGCCGAGCATGTGCCACCCCTGCTGACTGCGGATGCTGGCCAGGCGTTGGCGCTCGACCGCTACTTCGCCGGCGGTAGCCCGGTGCGCTGCACCCTGGAGGACGGCGCGCAGCTGCAACTGCAGCTGGATGCCCAGGGCCGGCTGCCTGGCCAGTTGCCACCGGGTTACCACCAGCTACAGATCGAAGGCCACGCATTCACCCTGGCCGTGGCACCGGCCGGCTGCGTGGCGCTGCATGAGCGGGTCAGCCAACCGCCAGCGCGCTGCTGGGGCATTTCCGTGCAGCTATATAGCTTGCGTCGTCCTGGCGATGGTGGCTATGGCGACTGCATGGCCCTTGAACAACTGGCCCGCAGCGCTGCCGAACGCGGTGCCGATGCCCTGGCCATCAGCCCGATCCATGCGCTTTCGGCATTCGACCAGCACCATTACAGCCCCTATTCCCCTTCCAGCCGGCTGCTGCTCAACAGCCTGTACGCCAGCCCGGCAGCCATCCTCGGCGAACGCGCCGTGCGCCAGGCCGTGGAGGCATGTGGCCTGGAACAGGCCCTGGAAGCGCTGGAGCAGGAGCCGCTGGTGGACTGGCCGCGCGCAGCCGAAGCCCGTCGCCGGCTGTTGCAGGCGCTGTACAAGGACTTCAGCCAAGGCGACCACCCGCAGCGAAGCGACTTCGACAGTTTCCGCGAGGCCGCCGGCGAAGCGCTGGAACACCATTGCCGCTTCGAAGTGCTGCAGGCCGAGGCGGTCGACCAGGGCCTCGGCGCCGACTGGCGCAACTGGCCAGAGGCCTGGCGCGACCCCTACCATGCCGAAGTGCAGAGCTTTGCTGCCAGCTACCCGGCGCGCATCGAGTTCCAGGCGTTCTGCCAGTGGCTGACCGAACGCAGCCTGCAACGCGCCCAGGAAGCCGCGCGCGGCAATGGCATGGCGGTCGGCCTGATCGCCGACCTGGCGGTGGGTGCCGACGGCGCCGGCAGCCAGGCCTGGAGCCGCCAGGACGAGCTGCTGGCCAACCTCACCGTGGGTGCACCACCCGACATCCTCAACCGGTCGGGCCAGGACTGGGGTATCTGCGGCTTCTCCCCGGAAGGCCTGAAACGCAACGGCTACCGCGCCTTCATCGAAATGCTGCGGGCCAACCTGGCCCACGCCGGCGGGCTGCGGATCGACCATGTGATGGGCCTGCGCCGGTTGTGGGTGATTCCGCGTGGATCCAAGCCCAGCGAAGGTGCCTATCTCGAATACCCGCTGGACGACCTGCTGCGCCTGCTGGCGCTGGAGTCGATGCGCCACGGCGCGGTCATCCTCGGCGAAGACCTCGGCACCGTACCCGCAGGGCTACGCGAAGCCTTGGCCAGGCGTAACGTGCTGGGCATGCGGGTGTTGCCGTTCGAGCAAGCCTCGCCCGGCAACTTCACGCCGATCCTGGACTGGCCGGACAACGCCCTGGCCACCACCGGCACCCACGACCTGGCGCCCCTGGCCGGCTGGCTGGAAAACCGCGATATCGACTGGAGCCACCGCCTGCAACTGATCGATGCCGCTACCGAACTGCATTGGCGCCATGACCGGCAGAAGGAACACGCCGGCCTGCGGCGCACTCTGGAATCCAACTATGGTCTGCTTGAGGACAACGACGCCGTGATCGACGCCGCCATTCGCTATGTTGGCCACACCCGCGCCCCGCTGGTGCTGGTCCCCCTCGAAGACCTGCTGGGCTGCGACGAGCAA